TGCAGGGGAAGAACAAGACCGCGATCTACGCCGGAGACACAATGCGGACAGCGCTTGTCTTCTCGGTCGATTCAGCCAACGCAACGCATAAGCGACTCAAGGCCGCCGGCGTCCGGTTCATCCAAGAGGAACCGATGCACATGGGCGGCGAGCAGTACTGGTTCCAGTTCTATGACCCGGCTGGCAATATCCTCGAAGCCCTCGGCGGCAAGTAGATGAACCGAAAGGAATCGAGGGTTCCAGGATTCGAGGGGTCGAGTGTCGGCACTAGAATCCTAGAATCCTTGACCCTTGGACTCCTTTGGTGACATGGCGATGGACACGGGGCAAACGGTCATCATCAACCGAGCGCCGGTATTGGCGTTGTGGGCCACGGTTGTAGCCGAGCGGCTGGGGTTCAGCCGCGACGAGGCGCTGTCGCTGGGCAAGGCGGTCACCGGCCTGAACGCACAGAGCAAGGGGCAACGGCTGGGCATATACACGAGGAGTGAGGAAGGAGGCGGGAGGAGAGAGGAAAGAAGGAAACGCCTGGAGGAGCAGACGGGCGGCAAGCTGGACGCGGTGGAGTTGATGGGACGCGAGATTCCGGTAGTCAGGACTCCGGAAGGGATACGGGCGGTGAATAAGGACAAACCGGTGTTACCAGAGAGCACTCAGGTGTATCTCGAATCCAAGTTCGGTGAGCACCTCGCTGCCGTCCGTGCGGCGATGGAAGATTTGGCCCGGTCATTCGAACCGGACGTTCTGGCGGCGCGGGCATTTGCATTGTACGCGCAGTTTCGGCCCGAGATTCCCGAAGGCGTGAAAGGCTGGGGAGCGAAGGGGAGGCTTGATACTGACCTCATCCGGTCGCTTGGCGGCGCCGCGAAATGACTCCGACAGGCAAGCCGGGTTCCTTCGGGTTCGTCGTGCATCCGCCGACGTTGAGACACGTGCGCAAGGCCATGCCCGCGATGCGCTACCTCCCTGAAGGTCTGGTCTTGTCCCTCATCAAATACCAGAAGCCCTATCTCATTTCTCGCGTGCGCCGGATCAGCTCCCTTCTCGGACACGAAATTCAGGGCTTCTTCGTCGTCTGTCCGCTGCTGCCGACGCAGATGCTCAGCCTTGAGACCGGGCCCGTCATAGACCGCATCGTCGCCGCCGGCAGAATCGCCGAGCGGCTGGGGGCGAAGATTCTGGGTCTCGGCGGGTACACGTCAATCGTCGGTGACAAGGGACATACCGTCGCGTCACGTCTCAGCCTGGCCGTGACCAGCGGCAGCGCGATGACCGCCTGGTCCTCGGTCGAGGCGATTCGGCGGCTGGCCAAGCAGCGCGGCGTGGATCTGTCTAAGTCGACACTTGCCGTCATCGGTGCGTCCGGCTCCATCGGGACGCTTTGCACGACGGTGCTGGCGCCCGCGGTCAAAAGGGTGCTCATCAATGCCAGGCACCAGGAGAAGCTGGAACGGCTGCGCTCCGACATCGCGAAGTCCTGCGCGACCGAGGTGGGCGTGGAGATGGACGCACACAGGGCGGTAGCGGCCGCCGACCTTGTCATCACTACGACCAGCGCTCCGGATGCATTGTTCTCGGCCGATGAACTGAGGTCGGGGAGCATTGTTGCCGATGTGTCGGTGCCCAAGAACATCTCAAAGGTAGAGCATCAGCGGAGTGATGTGACCGTGGTGGATGGCGGCCGCGTGAAACTGCCAGGCAAACCCGAGTTCAGTGTCGACATCGGCCTCTCGCGGGGCGTAGTATATGCCTGCATGGCCGAGACCATGGCGCTGGCGCTCGAAGGCAGGTTCGAGAACTTCTCCCTCGGCGACAACATCAGCCCGGTCAAGGTCGAGGAAATAGGACAAATCGGGCGGAAGCACGGGTTTGACGTGTGGCTCGGCGAAAGCGCCGCGGAGATTGAAGAAGAGGAGCGATGACGATAGAGGGAGGTGCCTGATGACTGCCAGCCTGCTGAGTCTCGTCCAGTCGATGGTCACGCCGGTGGTGATGATATCGGCATGCGGATTGTTGCTGCTTTCAGTCTCGAACAAACTCGGCCGCATCGTCGACCGGACCCGCGAACTGAACTCCGAGGACCGGGGTCTTTCGAATGACATCGACACGGTCCGGCGTCTCTCCATCCGGAACCAGATTGACCTCCTGCTCAGGCGCGCCCTGCTGCTCCGCAACGCCTGCGGGCTTCTGTACCTTGCGGTCGCGGTCTTCGCCCTAACGTCGCTCTGCGTAGGCCTGTCCAGCGTGGCGCGGGGGTTCGAGGTCCTGATGCTCGTGCTCTTCGTCATCGGGCTAGCGACCGTTGTCTGGGCCGGAATTCTCGCCTACCTCGAAATCCGCCTGTCTCACCAGGCAATCACCGAGGAGATAAAGGAGCTGAGGCTGCACGGCTAGCGGATGTTGTTCACCCCCTCCCTCTACTCGCAGGGCGGAGGGCGGACGGAGCCGGCGTGAGGGGCAATACCCGTGACGATCGACCACCTGTCGCTGCATTGACCTAGACTATGAGCATGTCTATAATTCCAGTCACGGCATGACGTCCCCCATCTTCGGTATTTCAGGGCTCCGCGGAATCGTCGGAGACAGCCTCCTTCCCGAGACCGTAGCCCGCTACGCTGCCGCCTTCGGCACGTTTGTCGGCCATGGCACGGTCGCGCTCGGCCGCGACTGCCGTGCTTCGGGCGAGATGATGTACACGGCGGCAACTGCCGGTCTGGTGTCGGTCGGCTGCGAGGTCATGCAGCTTGACATCTGCCCGACGCCGACAGTCGTCTACGTCACCCGGCGCGGCACCGTCGCCGGTGCGGTCATGCTCACTGCCAGCCACAATCCCGAGCAGTGGAACGGCATGAAATTTGTCAGCCGCGAAGGGCAGTTCCTGTCTCCGGACGAGGTGGCCGCATTCCGCAAGCTCGTCAAAGGCAAGGGCGCGAAGTATGCGGACTGGGACGCACTGCGGCCGGTCAAGAAGAACCCGAACGCAATCTACGCCCACATCAACTCGATACTCTCGAACGAGCTGTTCCGCGGGATCCGGCCGGCGTTGATCGAGCGGAAGCTGAAGGTCGGCGTGGACGCGGTGAACGGCGCGGCCTCGGTCGCTGCCTGCCAACTGGTCGAGGCGCTCGGCGCCGAACCGGTCCGGCTCTTTTGCAGCATCGAACCGATGAAGCAGGGCGCGTTGTTCCCGCGCAAGCCCGAGCCCGAGGCGCAGAATCTCGGCGACCTCTGCAACATGGTGCGCGAGCGGAAGCTCGACCTCGGGATTGCCTTCGATCCGGACGGCGACCGCTTTAGTTGCGTCGACGAAACCGGCGTCCCGCTCGGCGAAGAGGCGACCATCTGCCTTGCCTGCAAGTACGTGCTGCCCCGGCGAAAAGGGCTGGTGGTGGTCAATCTGTCAACGACCCGAGCGGTTGATGATGTCTGCACCGAGTTGGGCGTCGTGGTCGAGCGCGTTCCGGTGGGCGAGGCGAACGTGGCTGACCGGATGGAGAAGGTTCAAGCGGTGCTGGGTGGCGAAGGCAACGGCGGAGTGATCCTGCCGGACCTGAACTTCACCCGCGATGGACTTGTGGCCGCGGCCACGGTAATCGGGCTCGTGAGCCAGGGGCGTGAACCGCTCTCGGCCATCGGAGCAACCCTGCCCAAGTACCAGATGGTCAAGACCTCAATGAGTCTGAGCCGTGAGCAATTCACCGAGCGCAGTGAGAAGCTGGCCAAGGCGTTCGAGGGCGCGGCGGTTGACCGGCAGGACGGCCTGAAGTTCAGCATTGAGGATTCCTGGGTGCACGTCCGGCCGTCGAACACCGAGCCGATTGTGCGAATCATCGCCGAGGCGAAGACGGACGTGCAGGCAAAAGCGGTCGTCGAGAAGATCCGCCAGGCCCTGAGCGCCAACGGGAAAGAACCAGAGAAGAAATGAACCAGGCAAACCAGAATTCAGAATCCAGAGTCCTGAGTGCAGGGTTTTCGGACACTCTGAATTCTGTTTTCTGGTTTCTGAGTTCTGAATTGTCCGGAGCTCGCTAGTATGTGTGGTATCGTTGGCTACATCGGGCCGCGTAACCTGACCAACGTCATCATGGTCGGGCTCGAGCGGCTCGAGTACCGTGGCTACGATTCCTGTGGAATCGCCGCGGTTGACGGTGGCCTGACGCTAAGGAAGACCGCGGGCCGGCTGCAGAAGCTCAAGGAGATACTCGCGAGCAACCCGGTGACTGGCAACCTCGGGGTAGGTCACACGCGCTGGGCCACCCATGGCAAGGTCACTGACGAGAACGCCCACCCGTTTACGGGCTGTTACGGCCGCATGGCGGTGGTGCACAACGGCATCATCGAGAACTACCGTGAACTGCGCCAGCGGCTGGTCGCGGCCGGGCATAAGTTCGTATCTGGCACCGACTCCGAGACCATCATCCACCTGATCGAGTCCCACCACGAGAAGGACCTTGTTGCTGCAGTGCGCAAGACCGCGGCCGAACTCGTGGGGTCGTACGCTGTCGTCGTCATTTCGGCCGACGAGCCGGACCGGATGGTGGTGCTGAAAGCGGGCAGTCCGTTGGTCATCGGCCAGGGCGAGGGTGAATACGTGGTCGCGTCCGATGCGCAGGCGCTGGTCGGCATCGCCCGGCGGATGATCGCCATGCAGGACGGCGACCTCGCAGTCATAAAACGCGATTCGCTCGAGCTGACCAACCCGGTCGGCAGGCGCGTCCAGCGCCAGTTCTCCGCCATCGACCTCAAAGCCAAGGCTCTCACCAAGGGCCGGTACCCGCACTTCATGCGCAAGGAGATTTACGAGCAGCCGAAGGTCATCAGCGATGGCATACAGCACCGTTTCCGGGACCGGCGCGTCATGCTCGACCCCGAGTTCCTGCTCTACCCGGACGAAGTGGAGAAGGTCGCGCGGGTCGTCATCCAGGCCTGCGGTACCTCGTACCACGCGGGTCTTATCGGCCGGTACTACTTCGAGAAGTTCTGCCGCATCCCGGTCTCGGTCGAAATCAGCTCCGAGCTCCGTACGTCCGAGTTCATCTACGAAGGCGACACCCTGATGATTCCCATCAGCCAGTCGGGGGAGACCGCGGATACGCTCGCCGCCCTGCGCGAGGCCTCTGCCCGCGATATCCATTCACTGGCGGTGCTCAACACGAAGCGTTCCTCCATCGACCGCGAGGCCGACTCGTCGGTCTACATCCACGCCGGTCCGGAAATCGGCGTCGCCTCGACCAAGGCGTACACCGCCGAGATACTCACGCTGCTCTCGCTTGCGCTCTATTTCGCCCGGGTGCGCAAGACAATGCCCGACGACAAGTTCGACGACATCGTCCACCACTGCCGCGAGCTGCCGGCGCAGATGCGGCAGGCGCTGGCCCTCGACGCGAAGGTCAAGGCGACCGCGGAGCGGCTCGCGCACGCCCACGATTTCCTCTTCCTCGGCCGCGGCATCAACTACCCGTCGGCGCTCGAGGGCGCGCTCAAACTCAAGGAAGTTGCCTACGTCCACGCGACCGGGCTGCCGGCCGGCGAGATGAAGCACGGGCCGATTGCCCTGATTTCCGAGAACACCCCGGTCATCGGCATCGCGCCGCACGACTCGGTTTACGACAAGATGCTCTCGAACCTGGCCGAGTCCAAGGCGCGCAAGGGACTCATAATCGCCGTCGGCAACGAAGACGACGAAGCGCTCGCGGAACTGGCCGATACGGTGTTCCCGGTCCCGGCCGCGCCCGAGTACCTGATGCCGTTGCTTGTGGCGATTCCACTCCAGCTCTTTGCCTACCACGCGGCGGTCATCCGTGGCTGCGACGTCGATAAGCCACGGAATCTCGCCAAGAGCGTCACAGTCGAATAAGTGAGGCAAAAGGCCTCACGCAATATGAAATACGCAAGAAGATCAGCAGTCGCAGCCGTGATGTTTCTGGTCGCCTTGAGCTGCCAGCGGGCCGACAATACGCGACCTGGCGTAGTCTCGACCTACCCGGCGAGCGGCACTTCCGGGGTCCCATCTAATACCCAAATCCGCATGGCCTTCTCCGAAGCAATGGATACGGCGTCGGTCAGGGCAGCCTTCAGCATGACACCGGCAGCCATGGGCAAGTTCGAATGGGCCGGCGACTCGGTGGTGTACTGGCAGCCGGATAATCTGCTCAGCGTCCAGACATCGTACTCTTTCAGCGTGGAGACCAGCGCTACCGACTTGGCCGGTAACCAGCTCAAGCCGAACGGTCCGTTCCAGTTCAACACCACTGACACGTCAGCCCCGCCAGCCATGGTCTACATGTTGGGCCGGTCGGCGATGGCCGGCTGGTTCAGCCACTGGGGCGGAAGTCCGTATACGCACGGCCGATTCACGCTGTACTACCACGCGGTCGATTCGCCGCCGGGCATCGTCACCAGCGCTCAGGCGATAATCGACAGCCTGGTGCTCTGCGACGAGCCGGTTCTCTTCTTCAAACTCTCCTACGAGGATTTCGCGGGCCGCGACTCCGTGACCGCGCAGCAGAACCTCGACCGCAACGTCGCCTATGTAGACTCGGTGTACACTGCGGCCCGCGGCCGCGGATTGAAGATGATTGTCGGCAATGCCCTGCCGCAGGTCGCGGTCGCCACCGACCAATGGCTCGTGTGGAACCATCGGCACTACAACCAGCGGCTTCTCGACCTCGCGGCGCAGCACCCCGATACTCTCCGCGTGTTCAACTTCTATTCGGTGCTGGCCGACAGCGCAGGCAACCTCAATCCGACGTACGCCACGAGCTCCTCCGATTCGCGCCCCAACGGCGCCGGGTACACCGCGCTCGACTCCGCCTACTTCCCTTTCCTGGAAGCGTACTATTAGGGGCCGGCGGTCGCACGACGCCGGACCGTTCATCGTACAATCTTCGACGACGTGGGCGATGGACGGGCGGTTCCCGGCGTTCAGGTCGGAACCCGCCACCGACCACCAGTCGCCGCTTTAGCGCTGCGACGGCGTCGTTTCTTGACCGACGACGCTATCCGAGTTAGAGTGGCGCGTGAAGCTGGTACTGCAGAATGTGTTGGTCCGGCGCAGCCTCTCCAGGGCGCGAGGCGCTGAGGTCAGACTCATTCTCTCTTTTTCCCGTTCAATGGATGCGGAGGTCCGCGCGACGCCATGAAGGAAGACCAGGCTAGGGTGCAGAAGGGACGCAACGCGATTCCGTTCCATCCGGTTCTGTTCGCCGTCGCACCGATTCTCTTCGTCTACGCCCACAACGGCGCCAGGTTCCCGGTCGACCCCGGCGAGATGCTCGTACCGATACTGCTGTCCCTCGCGGTGACCGCCGTTCTCTGGGCAATTCTGGGATTCCTGCTCCGCAGCGCGGCGCGGGCGGCGTTGCTCGTCACGTGCTTCCTGGTGCTCTTCTTCTCGTATGGGCACGTCGCCGGGGCGTACGAGCCCTCGGTCTACGCGAGCGGAGGGTTGCTCCTGTGCTGGGCGGCGCTGCTGGGCGTCGGAACGTGGCTGGTTGTGCAGCGTCCGAAGCGAAGGGCGCGTCGTTCATTGTTCGGGTTTACGGTCGTGCTGAACTCCGTCGCAGTCGGCATCCTCGCGGTCAATCTCCTGACCGGCGCACGGGCATTCGCCAACCGGCCGCCGCCCCCGGAGCGCGCGGCCGGGCGAGTCGAGGTCGCGCCCGGCGTGGACTACCCCGACATTTACTACATCATTACTGATTCCTACCTCCGGTCCGACGTTCTGAAGTCGCGCTACCAGGCCGACAACAGCAAGTTCCTTGCTGAACTCAGACGTCTTGGATTCTTCGTCGCTGATCGGGCGCATTCGAACTATGCTTCGACCTATCCATCGCTGGCCTCGTCGCTCAATTTCACCTACCTGGACAGCACGGCCAGGGCAGCTGGAACGGAATCCGACAATGCCGGTCCGCTAATCCGGATGATCCAAGGCAACCGTCTGGTCGACTTTCTACGGAGGCGAGGCTACACGATTGTGTCGTTTGCGTCGGGTTTCACCGGTACCGACCTGGCCGGTGCCGATATTCACCTCGCTCCCCGCTGGTCGTTGACTGAGTTTCAGGGCATTCTCGTGAACACGACGCTGCTTCGGGATGTGCTCATCCTGATGCACGAGTCGCCGGTCGTCCGGCACCGGGACCGACTGCTCTATACGCTGAAGAACCTGCCGAACGCCGGTCTCGTCCGGCATCCCGTATTTGTCTTCGCCCACATCCTCTCGCCGCACCGCCCGTTCGTCTTCCCGGTTTCGGTTGTGAAGCTGGGAATGACGGTTCACGCTCTCGGCTACGCAAGCCAGGTGGCGCATATCAGCGGCTATCTCGTCGGTGTCGTCCATCAGATTCTCGCCCAATCACCACGACCGCCGGTTATCATAATCCAGGGCGACCACGGGCTGAAGGAGCCGATCAACTGGCGCGACTCCGCGTTTGTCGAGTTGCACCAGCGGCACGCCATCCTCTACGCGGCCTACTTGCCTCCTTGCTTAGGGCACGATGCCTCGTGTACAACGCCGGTCGAGTTGTACGATTCGATTTCTCCGGTAAACACGTTCCGGGTTATCCTCAGCCGATACTTCGATACGACAATGGCGCTGCTGCCGGACCGGAGTTACTACTCAGCATTGAATCGCCCATATCACTTCTACGATATCGAACGGCCGGAATCCTATCCGGTCGCGGCTGAGCCCGCAAGGTCCTCGGAGGGGCCGTGATCCGGGGCGGGCTCGCCCGCCATTTGCCGATCGGTTCGCCATCTGAGGTTTGGACCGAAGACGCGGCTCCCGTCGACCAAGCCGGATCGACAAGCCGTGGCTGATTCTGTCCTTCAGGGACGACAGGTAACGTGGCACGCTGACGCACGGGTATCCGCGTTGGACGTGCGCACGGACAAGGAGGTACGTGTCCATGGGTGAGGAAAGACCGGCTGACCATCGGGAAGGTCTACGTCAAGGCCACCGGATGCTCAATGAAGATGGTCTCGTGGACATCGCGCTGGGTGTTGGACTGCTGTCCGCAGCGCTGTACCAGGGGTTGGACCCGGCCTTGCATGTCCGGTTGGCCGGACTCGCAGTCCTTGTGCCGCTGCTGATCGTGCTCGTCATTGGGGCGACAAGACGACGGCTGGTCTATCCTCGAATCGGGAAGACGCGATTACCCGCCATTGGGGCAGTGCCCGGGCTGTCGGTCATTCTGACGGTGCTGTTCTTCGCCGGGCTGATGGCATTTCTCGTCTTCGAGCGGCCCGGCCGGTGCGCGACGCCAGGCGGCTTGATTTGGCTGCTACGCGGACTCCTCCTGGCTACCGCGGCCACGCTAGTTGCGGTTGGGCTGCGCACTGGACTTGCCAGATTCTACGTCCACGCCGGGGTGATTGCCCTGAGCCTGTTCGTGGCCGGGCTGCTATTCGGGGCATCGCGCGCCGCAGCAATTCTGATGGTCGGGGTACCGGGAGCCGTGCTGCTCATCACGGGGGTTATTGTGTTTGCCCGGTTCCTGCGCAAGTACCCAGTTCTGACATAGAACAGCCACGCAGGCACGACAACGTCGACTAAGTGAATCGAAGCAATCGGCTTCAGCGCTGCGGCGGTGGCTTGAGGCCTGCTTTGCAGGGAATAGACAGAGCGGCGGCCTGTATATACAGTGATGCTTACAGGAGGTCTTATGAACCGCTTTCTCATGCCTTTAGCATTTGCCGCGCTCTTGGCCGGCTGCAGTCTGCCCGCAGGCTTGGGGCAGCAGTCGAGCCAGCCGGCAGTTGCTGACCCGCCGCAGACCGTTGTCGTGCGCGAGGTGCATTACACCGACCCGGTGGTCTGTCACGACACGGTCTACGTTCCGGAGCAAGCTCCGTACCAGGAGCCGGTCTACACCGGTGACGAGTACAATACGTACAACGAGTACAACCAATACAACGAATACACCGAGACCAATGTCTACGTCCACAAAGACATCGTAGTCCGGCCGTATCCGCGTCAGCCGGGATGGTCGCCGCGTGAGAACAATCCACAGTGGCGTGACCGGCAGGACGGGTCGCCGAACGACCGGAACCAGCCGCGGAACCAGGAGCAGCCGAGAGTCGTGCCGCAGCCGTCGGTGCAGCGAGTTCATGCGCCGGTCGTCAGCTACCGCCAGATGCCGGTGACCCCGGTAACGCCGCCGACATCTGTGGCCCAGCCCGTGCAACAGCAGCGTCAGTCGCCGGTGCGTGGCGGCGGCACCCCGGCAACGCCGGCTCAGAAGCAGGCTCCGAAGCCGGTTCCAATTCCGCCGAATGACGGCCCCGTGACTTCAGGGTCAGCGGTGGCCGCGAAGCCGGCCGGGACCGGTTCTTCGCACGTTGCCAGTGCCGCACAACCGGTCGTGACCGACCCGGTTCAAGTTGCGGCAAACGGGCAGTAGAGTCTTCTGGAGCAGGGGCGGCATCATTGCCGCCCCTGCGTCTTCGCGGCCCGCTTCTTGACTTCGGCTGCGGAGAACCGAACATTACCCACTGCAATGATGACACTCGTCCTTTCTCTGTTCTGCGCACTTGCGCCTGTCCAGCAAGGTGACTCGGCTACTTCCTCATGGCTGGAGGTTATGGGGCTGGTGCCGGACGGGCCGGCAGCAAGAGCCGGAATCCAGATTGGCGACGCTCTCGCGAGTTATGACGGGAAGGTAATAGGCTCTCGCGCTGCACTTGAGGCGGCGCAGGCTGCGGTGCGGGCAGACTCGGTTGCGGTGTCGCTCCGGCGCGGGAACAAAGAGCTGAGCTTCAAGCTGTCCAAGGGCAAGCTCGGCATCTACTTTGCTGAGTGGCAGAACGACCTGGTGCCGGACTCGGATGCCACGCTCCTCGACGACGTTCCCAACCTGAGCTGGAGCAGGACAAACAGCTTCATGGGTGCGCTGGAAGCCATCGGGCAGAGGCTCGGCGACTCCGTCGGCTACGCGTTCCTCTGCGGGGCTTCGGGCGCGGCTTTCCGGACCCAGTTCTTCGATGGGTGGTGCCCGAGCTCGCCGGACGCGACCGTAGGATTCAACGCCGGCGATGTCGCTCTGAAGGCGTGCGGGCTCTCGGCTTCTTGGCAGCATCCTTCGGACGACGGCAAGAACAAGCCGCAGATGCTTGCCGCTGTCAGGAAGAGCATCGATGCTGGAATGCCGGTTCTCGGCATCGACATGGTGGAGATGCCGGAGTGGGGTGTCATCATCGGTTACGAGAAGAACAGCGACGAGTTGTTCTGCCACACGTATTTCGATAAACACAAGCGCTACGAGGTCGCTCGGAAGTTCCCATTCGCGGTCGGCATCCTGAAACGGGAAGGCAGGACGCCGGATGAGAACACGAGCATCAGGCGCGGATTCGATGTCGTGTTGGAAAACCTGACCACGATCAAGTATGGCCAGTACTATTCCGGACTGGCCGCGTTCGACGAGTGGACCGGGCGGCTGCGGGACGACGACTTCACCAAGCTCGACAGCGCCAAGCTGGCCAACGCCGCGCAGGCGAACGAATGGATATTCGAGCGCCTCATCGCGGACCGGAAGACCGGTATCGAGTACCTCGACACCGTGGGCAAGCGCATGCCCGCGCTCCAACCGACCACCGATTCCCTGGCCGCGATTTACCAGCAGGAAATCGGGGTGCTTGAACCATTGGCCGCACACCTGCCGGGCCCGGGAAGCGTGAAGCCGGGCTGGCAGTGGTCGAAGGTAGACCGGGACAACGAGATTGCGATGCTCCTCAGCGCCCGTGTGTTTGAGGAGCAGACGATCCCGATGTGGAAGAAGCTGGCCGGCAGGAAGCAGTAGACAGGAGACAGGGACAGTCGGCCTGCAGTAGCTGATGCTGGAAAAGTACAGACCTGAGTATTACGACGAGGTTGCTGGCTTCGCCCGGAAGTGCAGCAACTTTGGCTACGTCAAGGACATTATCCGGGCGCACACGAAGCGAGGGTTCCCAGGCGAGTGCCATGTCTGGCGCGAGGACGTACGCATCGTTGCCTTTGCCGCGGCCGCATATCTGAACCCGGACGACGCCTGGCTATGGGGGATGAGAGTGGATCCGGAGTTCCGCAACAAGGGTGTTGCGGCGAAGTTCACGCGGGCGCAACTGCGCATCGTTAGGGCATCGGGTCGGACATGGGCAGGGCTCAACACGCTCGACCATCGGAAGCCGGCGCCGACCTTCCGCGTGATGGAGAAGCTCGGGTTTCGCCTTGAGGATACCTATGCCGACGACGTGTATTGGCGTCGCCCCAGGGGCGTTGCGCGGCCGCGGCTCAAGCCGTACGACGACATACTCTCCCACTTCAGCTCACTCGGTCGCAGGACCTACTTTTACCAGAGGCCGGGTTGGTTCAGTTCACGCCTGATACCGGCTCGACGCCGAGAGGTGAACCGGCTTGGGTTCACGCTTGATGGCGTTCCGCTGATGTTCAAGCAGTGGCGCTACACTGAAAAGGGACGGCGCTACTCAGGTGCTACCGTGAATCTGTTCGACCGTCCCCCGGACTTCGGGACATTCGTGCCGTCACTTCTGGCGCTCATACGAAAGCGCGGGCACGTGGTCGTGAACTACCCGGCCGAATGGCAGCACCGGTTCCGCGCGGCTGCCCGCGCCGCGATACCGAGGTCCCGGAAGAACCGTGGCTACTGGCCGAGCACCTGGCGCATCTACGGCAAAGACCTCACGTAGTCGGTAGTCCAAATCCTCGCCGCATCCCGCTTCTCCCTCAATCGACTCACATTGTCCGCATTATACAGCTCTGTATAACGCGAGTGGGTGGGCAAGAAGCGCAGTAAGAGGCTGAATCAGAGGAGGTTGGGGTCACTCTGAGATTCGCCCTGGGGGTCACCCCGGGAACGGTTCCCGCGGTGGTTCCCAAAGTCATCTGGAAAGTGACTCGGAAGGCGATTCCGACGGCGATGTCCGAGGCGATTTGGGACG
This genomic stretch from bacterium harbors:
- a CDS encoding GNAT family N-acetyltransferase — protein: MLEKYRPEYYDEVAGFARKCSNFGYVKDIIRAHTKRGFPGECHVWREDVRIVAFAAAAYLNPDDAWLWGMRVDPEFRNKGVAAKFTRAQLRIVRASGRTWAGLNTLDHRKPAPTFRVMEKLGFRLEDTYADDVYWRRPRGVARPRLKPYDDILSHFSSLGRRTYFYQRPGWFSSRLIPARRREVNRLGFTLDGVPLMFKQWRYTEKGRRYSGATVNLFDRPPDFGTFVPSLLALIRKRGHVVVNYPAEWQHRFRAAARAAIPRSRKNRGYWPSTWRIYGKDLT